A part of Lacibacter sp. H407 genomic DNA contains:
- a CDS encoding RNA methyltransferase, with amino-acid sequence MRKLGMDELNRKTVDEFRKADKNRVIVVLENIRSMQNVGSVFRTADAFLAEAIYLIGYTPQPPHRDIHKTALGATETVNWKYFAKTSEAIAELKASGYKLFGIEQTEGSILLQDFEKAKEEKIALIFGNEAEGVEQETLHECEGCIEIPQFGMKHSLNISVAAGVVLWEMARKGILNQ; translated from the coding sequence ATGCGAAAACTGGGCATGGATGAACTGAACCGTAAAACGGTAGATGAGTTCAGAAAAGCAGATAAAAACCGGGTGATTGTGGTGCTGGAAAATATCCGCAGCATGCAGAATGTGGGCAGCGTGTTCCGCACTGCCGATGCCTTTTTAGCGGAAGCTATTTACCTCATTGGCTACACGCCGCAGCCCCCGCACAGGGATATTCACAAAACAGCACTGGGTGCAACAGAAACCGTAAACTGGAAGTATTTTGCCAAAACCAGCGAGGCAATTGCTGAGTTGAAAGCAAGCGGCTATAAGCTGTTTGGGATTGAACAGACCGAAGGCAGCATTTTACTCCAGGATTTTGAAAAAGCGAAAGAAGAAAAAATTGCCCTCATCTTTGGAAACGAAGCTGAAGGAGTGGAACAGGAAACGTTGCATGAATGTGAAGGCTGTATTGAAATACCGCAGTTTGGAATGAAGCATTCACTCAATATTTCAGTAGCAGCAGGCGTGGTGCTCTGGGAAATGGCAAGAAAAGGTATATTGAACCAATAA
- a CDS encoding UbiA-like polyprenyltransferase, whose protein sequence is MSTVKNYLSLIKFSHTIFALPFALIGFFLALMSGNIQHSHWNLNETIGWGPKPFEPSFFQHYGQTILKKFFLVLLCMIFARSAAMAFNRYLDRSFDAKNPRTAIREIPAGIISANSALIFTIVNSVLFVVTTYFINILCFALSPVALFVVLGYSYTKRFTPLCHLVLGLGLALAPIGAYLAVTGAFAVLPILFSFTVLFWVSGFDIIYALQDEEFDKQYELKSIPAWLGKAKALRVSEWLHVLAALCVIAAGFYGGFGWLYWIGVAVFVSMLIYQHSVVKPTDLRRVNLAFMTANGIASVVFAVFVIADIFI, encoded by the coding sequence ATGAGCACAGTAAAGAACTATTTATCGCTTATAAAATTTTCACATACCATTTTTGCATTGCCGTTTGCATTGATTGGATTTTTTCTGGCTTTGATGAGCGGAAATATTCAACATTCTCACTGGAACTTAAATGAAACAATAGGTTGGGGACCGAAACCGTTTGAGCCATCTTTTTTTCAGCATTATGGGCAAACAATTCTCAAAAAATTTTTTCTAGTTCTTCTCTGCATGATCTTCGCCCGCAGTGCCGCCATGGCATTCAATCGTTACTTAGACAGAAGTTTTGATGCAAAAAATCCACGCACGGCTATTCGTGAAATCCCGGCAGGAATTATTTCGGCCAATAGTGCTTTGATTTTCACCATCGTCAATAGCGTGTTGTTTGTAGTTACAACTTATTTCATCAATATCCTTTGTTTTGCATTGTCGCCGGTTGCATTGTTTGTAGTGTTAGGTTACAGTTATACCAAACGATTTACACCGCTTTGTCATTTGGTGTTGGGATTAGGTTTAGCGTTGGCGCCCATTGGGGCTTATTTAGCAGTAACAGGTGCATTTGCCGTGTTGCCCATTCTCTTTTCGTTCACTGTGTTATTTTGGGTGAGTGGTTTCGATATTATTTATGCATTGCAGGATGAAGAGTTTGATAAGCAGTATGAACTGAAATCAATTCCTGCCTGGTTGGGCAAAGCAAAAGCATTGCGTGTATCGGAATGGTTGCATGTATTGGCTGCATTGTGTGTAATTGCAGCTGGTTTTTATGGAGGCTTTGGATGGTTGTATTGGATCGGCGTGGCAGTTTTTGTGAGCATGTTGATCTATCAACATTCCGTTGTAAAACCAACTGATCTGCGGAGAGTAAACTTAGCATTCATGACGGCGAATGGAATTGCCAGTGTAGTGTTTGCAGTGTTTGTGATTGCGGATATATTTATTTAA